A genomic region of Persephonella marina EX-H1 contains the following coding sequences:
- a CDS encoding SLC13 family permease, with product MEHHSILSMLGLGSKEIIYWVSIVLFVGTYTMIILEKFFHRVPAALFGGLLAVFLGVVTPEAAWESIDHNTMFLLIGMMIIVSVLIESGFFSILSATALKLTKGDPLKILLTFTTLTAVLSAFLDNVTTVLFMVPILITMTARLKLKPVPYIIAVVLASNIGGTATLIGDPPNIIIGSIGGFTFMDFIVNLAPIIVVTLIIGTAVFTFMMKIKGDLEPKIKDEEELKKIVEAQRVEFDIVLMRKGLIIFGITIILFFLHHILHLEAGTIALFMASVLMLWAKENPERILERVEWTTLMFFLGLFIVIGGLEHSGVFEDVAHMIAGIIKDPILGILILGPFAAIISGIVDNIPFTMAMSYVLLDFAKTAAFDVEPLWWALALGACLGGNLTIIGASANVVAAGLAEREGYPIKFFDFVKAGTPVTVITVIVALGLLWLKYYILGV from the coding sequence GTGGAACATCATTCAATTTTAAGTATGCTGGGCCTTGGAAGTAAAGAGATAATCTACTGGGTATCAATAGTTCTTTTTGTTGGAACTTACACTATGATAATCCTTGAGAAGTTTTTCCACAGAGTTCCCGCTGCTCTGTTTGGTGGTCTTCTGGCGGTTTTTTTAGGAGTTGTAACCCCTGAGGCTGCGTGGGAATCGATAGATCACAATACAATGTTCCTTCTAATAGGGATGATGATAATCGTATCTGTCCTTATAGAATCAGGCTTCTTTTCGATACTTTCAGCTACAGCTTTAAAGCTTACGAAAGGAGACCCACTTAAAATACTGTTGACATTTACAACACTGACAGCTGTCCTGTCAGCTTTTCTGGACAACGTTACAACAGTTTTATTTATGGTTCCAATACTTATTACGATGACAGCAAGACTAAAGTTAAAACCGGTTCCATATATAATAGCTGTCGTATTAGCATCAAATATTGGCGGGACGGCAACCCTGATAGGTGATCCTCCAAACATTATTATAGGATCAATAGGTGGATTTACATTTATGGATTTCATCGTTAACCTTGCACCAATAATAGTTGTTACACTGATAATAGGTACCGCTGTATTCACGTTTATGATGAAAATAAAAGGAGATCTGGAACCAAAGATAAAAGATGAGGAAGAGCTGAAAAAGATAGTCGAAGCCCAGAGGGTAGAATTTGATATTGTTCTTATGAGAAAAGGTCTTATCATTTTTGGTATAACGATAATCCTGTTTTTCCTCCATCATATTCTTCATTTAGAAGCCGGTACTATAGCCCTCTTTATGGCCTCGGTTCTGATGCTGTGGGCAAAGGAGAATCCTGAAAGAATACTTGAAAGGGTTGAGTGGACAACACTTATGTTTTTCCTGGGATTATTCATTGTTATAGGTGGTCTTGAACATTCTGGTGTTTTTGAGGATGTAGCCCATATGATAGCAGGTATTATAAAAGATCCCATACTTGGTATTCTCATCCTTGGACCCTTTGCAGCTATCATATCAGGAATTGTTGATAACATACCTTTCACCATGGCTATGTCTTATGTTCTTTTAGATTTTGCGAAAACAGCAGCATTTGATGTTGAACCATTATGGTGGGCATTAGCACTAGGTGCATGCCTTGGAGGAAACCTGACTATAATCGGAGCTTCAGCTAACGTTGTGGCTGCCGGTCTTGCAGAAAGGGAAGGCTATCCCATAAAGTTCTTCGACTTTGTTAAAGCAGGAACACCGGTAACCGTAATCACAGTCATAGTTGCACTGGGACTGCTGTGGCTTAAATACTATATCCTTGGTGTATAA
- the htpX gene encoding zinc metalloprotease HtpX, protein MHTIKTVLLLGVLTGLFLLAGKIIGGQTGMIIAFFFAMAMNFFAYWFSDKMALKMYRAQEIPYEEAPWLHDMVAELARNAGIPKPRIYLAPTEIPNAFATGRNPKNAVVAVTSGILNILSPEELRGVLAHEIAHIKNRDILISSIAATIGGAISMLAEMAFWSNIFGGNDEDNGIGGLIGSLLLFILAPIAAMIIQMAISRSREYAADATGAEICRCPLSLAKALEKLEMAAHQLAPVAAREVNPGTAHMMIVNPLKGSSIASLFSTHPPTEERIRRLYEMARRMGSV, encoded by the coding sequence ATGCATACTATCAAAACAGTCCTGCTACTTGGTGTTTTAACTGGACTGTTTTTACTTGCAGGGAAGATAATAGGTGGTCAGACCGGTATGATAATAGCCTTCTTCTTTGCAATGGCTATGAACTTCTTTGCATACTGGTTCTCAGATAAAATGGCATTAAAAATGTACAGGGCTCAGGAGATTCCTTATGAAGAAGCCCCATGGCTACACGATATGGTGGCTGAACTTGCAAGGAATGCAGGTATTCCAAAACCAAGAATATACCTTGCCCCAACGGAAATACCAAATGCATTTGCAACAGGTAGAAACCCTAAAAATGCTGTTGTGGCTGTTACATCAGGAATACTGAATATCCTCTCTCCTGAAGAGTTAAGAGGGGTTCTTGCACATGAGATAGCCCATATAAAAAACAGGGATATACTTATCTCATCAATTGCAGCAACTATTGGTGGCGCTATCTCAATGCTTGCTGAGATGGCCTTCTGGTCAAATATTTTTGGAGGAAATGATGAGGACAACGGTATAGGAGGACTTATCGGCTCACTGCTGTTATTTATTCTTGCACCTATAGCAGCGATGATAATACAGATGGCAATATCAAGATCAAGGGAGTACGCTGCTGACGCTACAGGTGCTGAGATATGCAGATGTCCTCTATCACTTGCAAAAGCTCTGGAAAAGTTAGAGATGGCCGCTCATCAACTTGCACCTGTAGCAGCAAGGGAGGTTAATCCCGGAACTGCACATATGATGATAGTTAATCCTTTAAAAGGAAGTTCTATAGCCTCACTATTCTCAACACATCCACCTACAGAGGAAAGAATTAGAAGACTCTATGAGATGGCAAGAAGAATGGGGAGTGTCTAA
- a CDS encoding sensor domain-containing diguanylate cyclase — translation MGDKTAEVEKLRSEIERLKKQIEEKNRYKTIVENAGEAIVILQGGYMKYLNPKAASLVGIPREKLLNSTFEQFIHPEDKQMVLNNYINRLQGKPAPESYTFRIRDINLQTKWLQIRPVKITYEGKPAILNFFIDITKQKELEKILEKTNSILRWTIESLSDGIVVVDLNFNIILYNQNFLNIWGVKDEDLEDTTRFLYIASKKVVYEKMFLKRIDELRKDIYASGKGRLTLLNGRIYEWYSIPFKVQNRVSGRIWHLKDITEKIQAEAALREREKNYRELVENVNSIVLRWKPDGTITFINRFGEKFFGYKRKELIGKNVCDTIVPQCDSEGNNLHQMIEDITRNPNRYVNNENENMTKDGKRVWILWKNRPVYDSDNNLIEIFSIGHDITEKKILEKKLEKLATTDGLTGIYNRVKFEEILEEKLRDFSLNGSKFCLFLFDIDNFKKINDSYGHHRGDHVLKEVVNVVRRSLRNDSLFARWGGEEFIILFPNTDLKSCFHVVDGIRKMISRHVFDVVGRITISGGITEVLEGDDSVSIVRRADNLLYKAKGSGKNIVMAG, via the coding sequence ATGGGCGACAAAACAGCAGAAGTAGAAAAGTTAAGGTCAGAAATAGAAAGATTAAAGAAGCAGATAGAGGAGAAAAATAGATATAAAACTATTGTTGAAAATGCAGGGGAGGCTATAGTTATACTTCAGGGCGGGTATATGAAATATCTGAACCCGAAAGCGGCCTCTCTTGTGGGAATACCTAGGGAAAAACTGCTGAACTCAACATTTGAACAGTTCATACATCCTGAAGACAAACAGATGGTCCTTAATAACTATATAAACAGACTTCAGGGGAAGCCAGCACCTGAAAGCTATACTTTCAGAATCAGGGATATAAACTTACAGACAAAATGGCTCCAGATAAGACCTGTTAAGATAACCTATGAGGGCAAACCTGCTATACTCAATTTCTTCATTGATATAACAAAGCAGAAAGAGTTAGAAAAGATACTTGAAAAAACTAACTCTATACTGAGATGGACTATAGAATCCCTTTCAGACGGTATTGTTGTTGTTGATCTTAATTTCAACATAATTCTTTACAACCAGAACTTCCTGAATATATGGGGAGTTAAGGATGAGGATCTGGAAGATACAACGAGATTTTTATACATCGCTTCAAAAAAAGTGGTATATGAGAAGATGTTTTTAAAAAGGATCGATGAGCTCAGAAAGGATATTTATGCATCCGGTAAAGGCAGATTAACACTTCTCAATGGAAGGATATACGAATGGTATTCAATCCCTTTTAAGGTTCAGAACAGGGTTTCTGGAAGGATATGGCATCTAAAGGATATAACAGAAAAGATACAGGCTGAAGCAGCTTTAAGGGAAAGGGAAAAGAACTACAGGGAGCTTGTTGAGAACGTGAACAGTATAGTTCTAAGATGGAAGCCTGATGGAACCATAACATTCATAAACAGGTTTGGTGAAAAGTTCTTCGGTTATAAAAGAAAGGAGCTTATAGGAAAGAATGTCTGCGATACTATTGTACCGCAGTGTGATTCTGAAGGTAACAACCTTCACCAGATGATAGAGGATATAACCAGAAATCCAAACAGGTATGTTAACAATGAGAACGAAAATATGACAAAAGATGGAAAAAGGGTTTGGATACTATGGAAGAACAGACCAGTATACGACTCAGATAATAATCTTATAGAGATATTTTCCATAGGACACGATATCACAGAGAAAAAGATACTGGAGAAAAAGCTTGAGAAACTCGCAACAACAGATGGTCTTACAGGTATTTATAACAGGGTAAAATTTGAGGAGATACTCGAGGAAAAACTGAGAGATTTCTCTTTAAACGGATCAAAATTCTGTCTTTTCCTTTTTGATATAGACAACTTTAAGAAGATAAACGACAGCTATGGCCATCATAGGGGAGACCATGTTTTAAAAGAGGTGGTAAACGTTGTTAGAAGAAGTTTGAGAAATGACAGTCTTTTTGCAAGGTGGGGTGGTGAGGAGTTTATAATTCTTTTCCCTAATACTGATCTGAAAAGCTGTTTTCACGTTGTTGATGGTATCAGGAAGATGATATCCAGACATGTGTTTGATGTTGTCGGAAGAATAACGATAAGCGGCGGTATTACAGAGGTTTTAGAAGGTGATGATTCAGTTTCTATAGTGAGAAGGGCTGATAATCTGCTTTATAAGGCAAAAGGTAGTGGAAAGAATATTGTTATGGCAGGGTAG
- the dnaK gene encoding molecular chaperone DnaK, producing MGKVIGIDLGTTNSVVSVIQGGEPVVIANQEGFRTTPSIVSWTKEGEILVGDPAKRRAVLDPENTIYESKRFIGRKYDEVQEEIKHVPYKVVSDDKGDAAFDVPNAGKIVRPEEVGAQVLKKLKEAAENYLGEKVTEAVITVPAYFNERQRQATKDAGKIAGLEVKRIINEPTAAALAYGLDKKSDVKILVYDFGGGTFDVSILEGGDGVIEVKVSDGDTHLGGSDIDARIINWLLEEFKKDHGIDLKQDKTAFQRLKEAAEQAKKELSFKMETEINLPFITIDPNTNQPLHLEKKLTRARLEEMIKDLVDRTMDIVKRALEEAKLTPADIDDVVLVGGSTRIPLVQQKIKEFFGKEPHKGVNPDEVVAIGAAIQGGVLAGEVKDVLLIDVTPLSLGIETLGGVMTVLIPRNTPIPTKKCEIFTTAADNQTQVEIHVLQGERKMAKENKSLGKFFLTDIPPAPRGVPQIEVCFDIDADGILHVTATDKATGKSQSITVQQSSGLTEDEINRIIEEAKKHEEEDKKFQETVELRNQLDALVYSLEKTINENKGKLSDEDVKEAESVIKEGKDAIASNDRGKIQSAIDKVTSVANKIAQKLYQSGAQQSEGKKGDDDVIEPEVN from the coding sequence ATGGGAAAGGTAATAGGAATAGACCTTGGAACTACTAACTCAGTTGTTTCAGTTATACAGGGAGGAGAGCCTGTTGTAATAGCAAACCAGGAAGGATTCAGAACAACACCATCAATAGTCTCATGGACAAAGGAAGGGGAGATACTTGTAGGTGATCCTGCAAAAAGAAGAGCTGTCCTTGATCCTGAAAATACTATATACGAATCAAAAAGATTTATAGGAAGAAAGTATGACGAGGTTCAGGAAGAGATAAAACATGTTCCTTATAAAGTTGTATCAGACGATAAAGGAGACGCTGCATTTGATGTTCCAAATGCAGGAAAGATTGTAAGACCTGAAGAGGTTGGAGCACAGGTATTAAAGAAACTTAAAGAGGCAGCTGAGAACTACCTTGGTGAGAAAGTTACAGAAGCTGTTATTACAGTTCCAGCATACTTTAATGAGAGACAGAGACAGGCTACAAAAGATGCAGGTAAGATAGCTGGACTTGAAGTTAAGAGAATAATCAACGAACCAACAGCGGCAGCTCTAGCTTATGGATTAGACAAAAAATCCGACGTTAAGATACTTGTTTACGACTTTGGTGGTGGTACTTTTGATGTATCAATTCTTGAAGGTGGAGATGGCGTAATAGAAGTTAAGGTATCAGATGGTGATACACATCTTGGTGGTTCTGATATAGATGCGAGAATAATAAACTGGCTTTTAGAGGAGTTTAAGAAGGATCACGGTATAGATCTTAAACAGGACAAGACAGCATTCCAGAGATTAAAAGAAGCAGCAGAACAGGCAAAGAAAGAGCTGTCATTCAAGATGGAAACGGAGATAAACCTTCCTTTCATAACAATAGATCCTAACACAAATCAGCCTTTACACCTTGAGAAAAAGCTGACAAGGGCGAGACTTGAAGAGATGATAAAAGATCTTGTTGACAGAACTATGGATATTGTCAAAAGAGCCCTTGAGGAAGCGAAACTCACACCAGCCGATATAGATGATGTTGTTCTCGTTGGTGGATCAACAAGAATACCACTTGTACAGCAGAAGATAAAAGAGTTCTTCGGAAAAGAACCTCACAAAGGTGTTAACCCTGATGAGGTTGTTGCTATAGGTGCTGCTATACAGGGTGGTGTTCTGGCAGGTGAGGTTAAAGATGTTCTTCTTATAGATGTTACACCTCTCTCACTCGGTATAGAAACACTTGGTGGTGTTATGACTGTTCTTATACCAAGAAACACTCCTATACCAACAAAGAAATGTGAGATATTCACAACAGCAGCTGACAACCAGACACAGGTTGAGATACATGTTCTACAGGGTGAGAGAAAAATGGCCAAGGAGAATAAATCACTTGGAAAGTTCTTCCTGACAGACATACCACCTGCACCAAGGGGAGTTCCACAGATTGAGGTGTGCTTTGATATAGATGCTGATGGTATCCTGCATGTTACAGCAACAGATAAAGCAACAGGAAAATCACAGTCTATAACTGTTCAGCAGTCTTCAGGATTAACTGAAGATGAGATAAACAGAATAATAGAGGAAGCTAAAAAACATGAAGAGGAAGATAAAAAGTTCCAGGAGACCGTTGAGCTGAGAAACCAGCTTGATGCCCTCGTCTACAGTCTTGAGAAAACCATCAATGAGAACAAGGGTAAACTGTCAGATGAGGATGTAAAAGAGGCTGAAAGTGTGATCAAGGAAGGAAAAGATGCCATAGCTTCAAATGACAGAGGAAAGATACAGTCAGCTATAGATAAGGTAACATCCGTTGCAAACAAGATAGCTCAGAAACTTTACCAGTCTGGAGCTCAGCAGTCTGAAGGAAAGAAAGGTGACGACGACGTTATTGAACCTGAGGTGAACTAA
- a CDS encoding DEAD/DEAH box helicase has translation MIDISGNLVKDIEVNTVSLFNDSICGVSENLVKPIPTVKNIGKIFIKKDKDINKILNGDFKSVKLTKREYKNLSIFDLIKPVLMPSIDFDIPQDLTFPHRLFNYQIQGIKFLISNRSALLADQMGTGKTVMSTTALRILFMKGDVKKAIIIVPSNLISVWEEHLNLWAPEIQFVTIRDSKEGRKVLWNIDSHVYLISYDSLKNDYKHYKDYLGKFRITLDLVIIDEAHNIKNPSALKTKAVKFISRLSRYKWALSGTPLQNNLKELLSLYEFLFPDKQRKESISEEEARELIRPVMLRRLKKDVLKELPEKLPPEIEKFDLSPSQQLEYDSILGREIEKIEDIIDKYRDEKNFKFILKQNIIHSIQKLRQVCNFPSKGFDSPKMARLREIIIELIKNDEKVIVFTNFVKYGIERIVNNLSYYINPDYIVQYHGGMRPEEKIKAVKDFKEKKNKYVFIGTITSAGEGLTLTESSYAIFFDLHWNPAKIWQAEDRIHRIGQKNKINIYNFVMRNTVEERILQKLEEKRAMIQNVIDGIEKPVDEMVTVDDLMEFIGINLKSVPA, from the coding sequence ATGATTGATATATCTGGAAATCTGGTTAAAGATATTGAGGTGAATACAGTATCTCTCTTTAACGATTCTATATGTGGGGTTTCTGAGAATCTTGTAAAGCCGATCCCAACAGTTAAAAATATAGGAAAGATATTTATTAAAAAAGATAAAGATATTAATAAAATATTAAATGGCGACTTTAAATCAGTTAAACTGACGAAGAGGGAGTATAAAAATCTATCCATCTTTGATCTTATAAAACCTGTTCTGATGCCATCCATAGATTTTGATATACCTCAGGATCTAACATTCCCACACAGACTTTTCAACTACCAGATACAGGGGATAAAGTTCCTTATAAGCAACAGATCAGCACTTCTTGCTGACCAGATGGGAACAGGAAAAACTGTTATGTCAACGACAGCTCTCAGAATCTTATTTATGAAGGGAGATGTAAAGAAAGCTATCATAATAGTTCCGTCAAACCTTATCTCAGTATGGGAAGAACATCTGAATCTATGGGCTCCGGAGATACAGTTTGTAACTATAAGGGATAGTAAAGAAGGCAGAAAAGTTCTGTGGAACATAGACTCCCATGTTTACCTTATAAGCTATGACAGCTTAAAAAACGATTACAAACATTATAAAGATTATCTTGGAAAGTTCAGAATCACTCTGGATCTTGTAATAATAGATGAAGCCCACAATATAAAAAATCCTTCTGCTTTAAAAACAAAGGCCGTTAAGTTTATATCAAGACTTTCCAGATATAAGTGGGCTTTAAGTGGAACACCTCTCCAGAACAACCTGAAAGAACTTCTCTCACTTTACGAGTTTCTCTTCCCTGATAAACAGAGAAAGGAGAGTATATCTGAGGAGGAGGCAAGGGAGCTTATCAGACCTGTTATGCTCAGAAGACTTAAAAAGGATGTTCTTAAAGAGCTTCCTGAAAAATTACCTCCAGAGATAGAGAAATTTGATCTATCACCTTCACAGCAATTAGAGTACGATTCGATTCTTGGAAGGGAGATAGAGAAAATAGAGGACATTATAGATAAATACAGAGATGAGAAGAACTTCAAATTTATACTTAAACAGAATATCATACACTCTATCCAGAAACTTAGACAGGTATGTAATTTCCCCTCTAAAGGTTTTGACAGTCCAAAGATGGCGAGACTGAGGGAGATAATAATAGAACTTATAAAAAATGATGAAAAGGTTATAGTTTTCACAAACTTTGTTAAATACGGGATAGAAAGGATAGTTAACAATCTTTCCTATTACATCAATCCAGATTATATAGTCCAGTACCACGGTGGGATGAGACCTGAGGAAAAGATAAAAGCTGTAAAGGATTTTAAGGAAAAGAAGAATAAGTATGTATTTATTGGTACTATTACTTCTGCGGGAGAAGGTCTGACATTAACAGAATCAAGTTATGCTATATTTTTTGATCTCCACTGGAATCCTGCAAAGATATGGCAGGCTGAGGACAGGATTCACAGAATAGGTCAGAAGAACAAGATTAATATATATAACTTTGTGATGAGAAATACAGTTGAGGAGAGGATACTCCAGAAGTTAGAGGAGAAAAGGGCTATGATACAGAATGTTATAGATGGAATAGAAAAACCTGTTGATGAGATGGTAACAGTTGATGATCTTATGGAGTTTATTGGAATAAATCTGAAATCCGTTCCAGCTTAA
- a CDS encoding PAS domain-containing protein: MHRPKVEPKNIESVFLPDEMFFSTTDLKGIILSGNDVFIRVSKFSKEELIGKPHNIIRHPDMPRIVFKLLWDYIQSGKPIVAYVKNIAKDGSYYWVLATVVPIFDNEGNIEKYLSIRIKPTTQFFDHIPKVYAELLNAEKSGGMEASLKKLEEIVRSLGYKSYDSFMTDILSKEIEDKKDVLKVEDIPPDMIFENSFTENVATIFRYAKKIDELYDSIYRKITHFENLGKLLDEKSDRIFSLTDDIRLISLNSSVESFKLGSQGASFSVLSAEMRKNSEVGNKIIDEMRKITEIIMEDIDRIILLINISKLEVIAITKFLHSILEEDETREDNDIEELEQNIIDLVRSLKISSEKTYSYSEKMGHHLLNISEYLKKLKILIKRLEFLYLNGMVESAHQTETSFSIIFTEVNKLVESTKDILNDISVPLSEVKDENRNLKYELEEVEYNINKITDTISNISNV, encoded by the coding sequence ATGCACAGACCTAAGGTAGAACCTAAAAATATAGAATCTGTATTTTTACCTGATGAGATGTTCTTTTCCACTACGGATCTTAAAGGTATAATTCTGTCAGGTAATGATGTTTTTATCAGAGTAAGTAAGTTCTCTAAGGAAGAACTTATAGGAAAACCCCACAACATTATCAGACATCCAGATATGCCCAGAATAGTCTTTAAGCTTCTGTGGGATTATATACAGTCTGGAAAGCCGATAGTTGCCTATGTAAAAAATATAGCAAAAGACGGCAGTTACTACTGGGTTCTTGCCACGGTTGTTCCTATCTTTGATAATGAGGGAAATATAGAAAAGTATCTTTCTATAAGGATAAAACCGACAACACAGTTTTTTGATCATATACCAAAGGTTTACGCTGAACTTCTCAATGCTGAAAAGTCCGGAGGTATGGAAGCATCATTAAAAAAACTTGAAGAGATAGTAAGATCTTTAGGTTATAAAAGCTATGACAGCTTTATGACAGACATTTTAAGCAAAGAGATAGAGGATAAAAAAGATGTTCTTAAGGTAGAAGATATTCCACCAGATATGATCTTTGAAAACAGTTTTACAGAGAATGTGGCAACAATATTCAGGTATGCGAAAAAGATTGATGAGCTGTATGACAGCATATACAGGAAGATCACTCATTTTGAGAACCTCGGAAAGCTTCTTGATGAAAAATCAGACAGAATATTCAGTCTTACAGATGATATAAGACTTATATCACTGAACTCCTCAGTTGAGTCTTTCAAACTTGGAAGTCAGGGAGCATCCTTTTCTGTTCTCTCTGCTGAGATGAGGAAGAACTCAGAGGTAGGGAATAAAATAATAGACGAGATGAGAAAGATAACAGAGATAATTATGGAAGATATAGACAGGATAATCCTTCTGATAAACATATCAAAGCTTGAAGTTATAGCTATAACAAAATTTTTACACTCTATACTTGAGGAGGATGAAACCAGAGAAGATAATGATATAGAAGAGCTTGAGCAGAATATTATTGATCTTGTCAGATCATTAAAGATATCTTCAGAAAAAACATATTCTTACTCTGAAAAGATGGGACATCATCTATTGAACATCTCCGAGTATCTTAAAAAGCTGAAGATCCTTATAAAAAGGCTTGAGTTTCTTTACCTTAATGGTATGGTAGAATCAGCTCACCAGACAGAAACAAGCTTTTCTATAATATTTACAGAGGTAAACAAACTCGTTGAGAGTACAAAAGATATACTTAACGATATATCAGTTCCCCTATCTGAGGTCAAAGATGAAAACAGAAATCTAAAGTACGAGCTTGAAGAGGTTGAGTATAATATTAATAAGATTACAGATACCATATCAAATATATCAAATGTTTAG
- the cutA gene encoding divalent-cation tolerance protein CutA — protein sequence MKVEYIVVFITVPDSKTANNIAKKLVEEKLAACVNIVKDINSIYYWKGNIENDDELLLIVKTRLEIFEKLTDFVKKIHPYTVPEVIALPIIAGSDSYLKWIDDTLYR from the coding sequence ATGAAAGTTGAGTATATAGTCGTTTTTATAACAGTTCCAGACAGTAAAACAGCAAATAATATAGCTAAAAAACTTGTTGAAGAAAAATTAGCAGCCTGTGTAAATATAGTCAAGGATATAAACTCCATTTACTACTGGAAAGGTAATATAGAAAATGATGATGAGCTTCTTCTTATTGTAAAAACAAGGCTGGAGATCTTTGAGAAGCTCACTGATTTTGTTAAAAAGATACATCCTTACACAGTTCCTGAGGTAATAGCACTTCCTATTATAGCCGGTTCAGATTCCTATCTTAAATGGATAGATGATACTCTTTACAGGTAA
- a CDS encoding slipin family protein gives MAPSIIVLVILIIIFLAAAIRILPEYERGVVFRLGRVIGAKGPGLIILIPFIDKMVRVSLRVVTLDVPTQDIITKDNVSVKVDAVVYFRVIDPVKAIVNVEDYVYAISQLSQTTLRSVCGQAELDELLSQRDKLNLKLQEIIDRETDIWGVKVVSVELKRIDLPEELVKAMARQAEAERERRAKIIGAEAEYQAAQKLVEAAELLSKQPIAMQLRYLETLTTIGQKNAKTIVFPFPTEMLEFLDKFKKTD, from the coding sequence ATGGCACCATCAATAATAGTTTTGGTAATACTGATAATCATATTTTTAGCGGCAGCAATAAGAATACTTCCTGAATACGAGAGAGGTGTTGTTTTCCGTCTTGGTAGGGTTATTGGTGCAAAAGGACCTGGACTTATAATCCTTATCCCTTTCATAGATAAGATGGTGAGGGTTTCTCTAAGGGTTGTAACACTTGATGTTCCAACTCAGGATATTATAACGAAGGATAACGTTTCTGTTAAGGTTGATGCTGTTGTTTACTTCAGGGTTATAGACCCTGTTAAGGCTATAGTTAATGTTGAGGACTATGTTTATGCGATATCCCAGCTTTCACAGACAACACTTAGAAGCGTTTGTGGTCAGGCTGAGCTTGATGAGCTTCTATCACAGAGGGACAAACTGAACCTGAAGCTTCAGGAAATAATAGACAGGGAGACGGATATATGGGGTGTGAAGGTTGTTTCCGTTGAACTTAAGAGAATAGATCTTCCTGAAGAGCTTGTTAAGGCTATGGCAAGACAGGCTGAAGCTGAAAGGGAGAGAAGGGCTAAGATAATAGGTGCAGAGGCTGAGTATCAGGCCGCTCAGAAACTTGTTGAGGCTGCAGAACTTCTATCAAAACAGCCTATAGCTATGCAGCTGAGATATCTTGAAACACTAACAACAATAGGACAGAAAAACGCAAAAACTATAGTCTTCCCATTCCCAACAGAGATGCTTGAGTTTTTAGATAAATTCAAGAAAACCGACTAA